The genomic stretch CGGTGTGACCGGAAGCGGTCTCCTAACATCCGGGGAACTTGACTCAGGTGTTTTCTTTGTCGCGGTTAAAATCTTCACTTTTACCTGAAATGTCTGCTGATTAAAGTGACGGCAGCCATGACTGAAGTGGTAGAAAACACTGCTGTCAGCGGACCACCGGAGCTGGTAAcggtttttattcttttattattaattctCGGTGACCAGTAACGGAAATTAAACTACTAACTAACTTGCTAACCTGCTAACTAACGAGCGGCTAATGGTGGTTAGCAGGTGTGCTAACCTGCTATATAGCAGGTGTGCTAACCCGCTAACTAACGAGCGGCTAACGGTAGTTAGCATGTGTGCTAACCTGCTAACTAACGAGGGGCTAACGGTAGTTAGCATGTGTGCTAGCTGAAGCTAACGGCGCTAACTGGATGTTTGTGTCCGCAGGAGGAGTCCAGCTGTGCGGCCACACAGGAGCAGACAGACCGGAACTCCCTCAGTGAAGCGTTTCAAAACACTTTGGACATTTCACAGGTTCGCTTCAGTTTCATATTGGATCATTTTCATATTGGAAAATTTTCATATTGTataattttgtttaaattgtagcTGTTTGTTGACAATTTTCTGtcgttttattcatttttcagcgTTTTACATGACAAGAAAATAGTCCACTTTATAGACAGGAactgccaaaaataaataaataaatgactattCATAATTTAATATGCCATTTATGtatacaattaaaaatgtccAGTTTTAACATAGTAAGACTCCActgaactgaaaaataaaactgtcaatacttgtttttaaaaatccccattgaatgaatataaaattactaaatataaatacaataaaaaatagttaaaaatgaatgaattcacTTAAGTCTGTTTACAATTTACTTTTAACTTTCTCAGAGTTAAAAGAAGTGCATTTACAATTGTCCACTGAATTCCTTTCAAAGTTTTGTCAATTTAAAATGTGGATACAAATTTATAATCACCAACATGAGAGTCTGATTAAGTCAGTTTTTAATGCTGGTAAATTCATCGTGCAGAAAATGAACGACCATTACTTCCCATTACAGTCTGTATTTatagaaaaatgtgtttgtgtgctgacAGCTGCACTGTGTTCTGGTAGAAGACTGATAAAATGACTAAAGCTGGACACGttaatgcaggggtctcaaactcaaattacctggaggcagtatcaaaatgactgaaaaaacactaaattactttaataaaaacacaaaattattttaaaaagacacaaaatgaaagaaaaaagctaaattactcaaaaaagaaacgattaccaaaaaaagacaaagaattaccaaaaaagacacaaaatgatttaaaaaaagacacaaaattacaaaaaaagtaattaaagggaccttccacacacaacacagtaaagtgccattcatataaaactcacattaaactttcaaatcaaggtgggggccacaaaatatcatcacgagggccgtgAGTTTCAGACCCATGCGTTAACGGTTCTAAGTCTGGTGGGTCTTGTACTTGCACCAAACTACAAACagaatattgtgatatttgtgtgattcttgtgattgtgtgcagGATGTGGAAGCCTCGGAGGATTCTGACcgcagagagaaaaaggagcaggAAGACGGGCAGAAGGACAAACAGCAGGACggacagaaagacaaagagcCAGATGAAGAGACAGTTCCTCCACCTGCAGCTGAATCCTCCAACACAGAGACAAAGGTAACAACGTCACAGACGGAACACAGTGGCTTTATAGAACCAGGATTCAGATTAAAAACTGGACAAATACACTAACTAGAGCTGCAAAGATTTGTCACATTATCAATAAGTCAATGGAAAAGTAATCCATTCATTGTTgatgtaatttttcatgcacttTTCCCCAAATCTGGAGATTTCCTCCttgtctctgttttatatcttaataaagtgaatatctttGTGATTTGGACGAAACAAGACATTTcaagaaacaaattaaaagatGTCACCTTAGACTGAGACACTGGGACAGAGATTTAACACTGTACTCTCTGACTAAACCATTTAATGAATTACAGAGAAAATAATGAGCAAATTAATAGAGGATGGAAATAAATTAGTTAGTCCTCTTGCTAacaatgacatttatttttatttgactttttttaataaattcagGATGGGTTTGTAGAAAAATGTTCATGGTATCAACAAAATAGTTGTGTATTAATAGTTGAATTCCAGTATTGTCTTGATACTcgaataaaacaagaaaaaacaccaaaaataatatAGATATCATAAAATGTAGAGAATGTGACTAATTATTTTAGCAGTACAGGACATGTTGTGCAGTgaactgtctgtctctctgtctgtctgtctgtctgtcagtgggCTGTGGGTTCAGCGTGTCGTGCCGTGTGGTCGGAGGACGGTTGTGTGTATGCGGCGACGGTTGTTGCTGTGGACGGAGATCGTTGTAGAGTTCGTTTCCACGGCTACGGGAACCAGGAGGACGTAGATCTGAGCTCTCTGAGGAGTCCAGACGTCTCTTCaccaacacagaaacaaaactcCTCTCAGGTAAAAACCAGCACACGGCAACAAGGACACACCTgaatttatattaaattattttaaaaattaacgACCTTAAAGTTAATGTATAGCTTTCATAAAAAACTCTTAAACAGGACAGAAGTCCTGTAAAGTATATGTCATCATGTCACTAAAGTTCTGTACTCGTGTCACATGattttagttagtaaaggtccATTTGGTGAAGAAGACCAGCTGAGAGCTCCGGAGGGGAAAAGtcttaaatatattaaaatgtattattcaatTCACAAAGTGTCctttaattaaatcaattataaatacaattaataattaatatatgtagtaactttttttaacttttaaaaaaataaccaatgaATTTATAACTTTTGGAGGGTCTGTATTTGTcaataaatacttaaaaaattcATAGAAACTTTATCAGGTAATTAGTTAAATGTTTAACAGGACAAATGTTTCAAATTGTGTCAGTGTCAGTGAGATAATTTAGTATTTAGTGTCCTGCTGCCGTCTGTCAGGACTGGAGACCTGGTTCTCGATGCCGGGCCGTGTACTCGGAGGACGGTCTGGTTTATCCGGCTGTCCTTCtctgggtcaaaggtcagcgaTGCTGCGTTCGCTTCGACAACTACGACAACGAGGAGGAGACGGACGTCAACAGCCTGCTGAACCCCGACGAGCTGCACGGACCCAGCAGAGTCCCCACAGCCAAGGTaagacctggacctggacctggacctggtccTGGACCCTCTGAGTGAAATATCACAGCAAATATCAGCAAACTGAAAACAGTAATTTCAAATACTGAACTTGAGATGCTTCTACATGCCTTCATCTCGTCCCGTATCGATTACTctaattcactttttttctcttctaattcttttaaatgtcagattAAGACATTTCTGTTTAGACAGGCGTTTAGTGACTATACGTACCTGGTCAACTAGACGTCCAGGTCTTAACTATGTTTTCTTGatctattgtgtttttctgtgtttgcctgtatgttgtttatacccttgtaaagcactttgtggttttcttttcctgtgaaaagcactttataaatacaatttacttacttacatttATCTGTTCAGGTTCAGCATCGTGTTGGATTCTTCTCTAAATCAGTTtagatttaactttttatttgtacgatttgatacaaaaactatttaaacTCTGAGTTGTTTTATTGACCTGCAGGGCAGTAACTGGAAGAGCAGCGTAACCAGCGGCAACCTGgactggaagaggaggaggagagaggagaaccagggggagagaggaggaggaggaggagagagaggaggaggaggaggagagagaggaggaggagagagaggaggaggaggaggagagaggaggtcaGCGAGGAGAGATGAAGAGCAGAACTTCTCCTGGGTGAGTGAatggcgcctcctgctggccaaCAGTCAGTGTTGTATTTATCTGACGAGAAGTTTCAGTTGAAAGCTGTAAAAGTTTGTTAATGAACTTTGAGTTCTCGGTTCCTGAATCTGACTGAATGTTCAGTGGATATCgtgatattaatattttaattatatttgtaaAATTCTGTTGGAGATGAAAATCTGATGTTGTTGCAGCTGTAATCGAATatttgttggtgtgtgtgtgtgtgtgtctgtctgtctgtctgtctgtctgtctgtgtctctgtctgtgtgtgtgtgtgtgtgtgtgtatctgtgtgtgtgtgtatctctgtgtgtgtgtgtgtgtgtctgtctgtctgtctgtctgtctgtgtctctgtctgtgtgtgtgtgtgtgtgtgtgtgtgtatctgtgtgtgtgtgtctgtgtgtgtgtgtgcgtgtgcgtgtgtgtgtgtctctgtgtctgtgtctgtgtgtgtatgtgtgtgtgtctctgtctctgtgtgtgtgtgtgtgtgtgtgtgtgtgtgtgtctctgtgtgtgtgtgtagctgaggGAGAAGGCCAGTCCTCAGAGTAAAGTGGAGAAAGAAtctgaagagaagaaaagaggaaaccaGCAGAGAGACGAAGCAGAGAAACCGACCAATCACAGCTTCTCTTTCTTCCCCCcgttccctcctcctcctcagtcgGGCTCAGGGGTAAAACTCACCCActctaactttatttatttatttatttatctgctgtTTGTGTAGTTTACCAGTGTGTCTCCTCCCCAGGAGCCCGTGTCCCtcgtccctcctcctcctcctcctctgtggtcGTTTGGCGGCGCGGCGGGCGTCGACCCCTCCTCCAGCATGTTGATGCTCTGGTACATGTGTGGCTTCCACACCGGCAGCTACATGGTCAGTCTCCTCCAGGAGACGCTTTTATATCCACAATACGGCTCTTTTTAACATGTTGGTGACTTTCTGCAGTGTTTCAGACTCTGAAGCCTGATTTccccgggcgcgttactgcagcgtaacgtcagcgtcgcgtatgacgttgcaaataggtaacactctaatcaatgagagcatttccaccaggcgcgctgcgtaacgttactgcagcgtcgcgtcagcgtctctccgcgagcattaggtaggacttctatttctccgcgagacgctgccaaatcgcgtgaatctcaacagagcagatcgcaccagacaggaagtctgactcagaatcagcgtaaaacacttccgcccctttcaaaataaaacacaatacgcagttcatgcagcctaaaactacttcacttcaacattatgttatgaccggggcaccagatcagcaatcaatcaatcaatcaatcaatcaatcaatcaatcaatcaatcaatcaatcaaagggtctcagaggatcagagacacggacgacaagagactgattgttgaagtggaacatcatacaatcatttatgacatatgatattgtttttataaggatagatggtcagatcaacatatctttcacctcagagaagcaaagtaagttggttgttgttgttgttgttgtttactttatacacacagtttatccatagactgtataaatagagtttagagtttatcacgggatcttgcggtctcctgtatggtcaggattatcgcgtgatctcgttatcttgcgtgtatacgaccggctcgctaagctgacgtgctgctgctgtaacgtgTCTGGTGTGAATCCCCAGTGAGATGTCGTCTATCTTCATGTTGAACCGTTAGATTCTGTCAGCGCTTCTTGGTTTTATATCTAATTCTGGTTCCTGTTCTCATCATTGGGCCTGTCAGCAGAATAACAATCTGGACTTATCGTATGACCACAATAAAATTTGTTTTTCGTTTCGTAtccgtttatttcggtcaatacatgtcattaaaacggaagtaacaaaccagaaaaaaaacattgatcaaagtaaataataagtaaacagagaataaaataaaaaataagaataaaatttGTTTGGCCTCGCTGTTGTGTTTCATGCATGTTTgcatgtcttattttgtcaaattaacagtaaaaagatatttaatttgtgctgaaataaaaaataaaaatacagcagAGCAAGATGTCATTTTTCGCAGTTCTTTGCTAAATAAACGACAGTTTTTCCTCAATAATTGTACAGCAGGAATCAATGCCAGgctaaacaaaaatatatagttttaatgtgaaaaacaatCCCAGATATTCACAGTAAAAACTTGAATGAACAGCTCTgtcttttatttgcttcaatcACTTAAACTAAACCTTCCTGTGGCGGGAGAGGCCTTTTAATTCTTTTTGAGCAAAACTCTCGCtcagaaaagattaaaaatattatCAGATTCCAATATCAAACAGCCACGTATTGATTTTCTAATTTCTACGATTTAAAATCTGTGAAGTCTAATACAGGTGCCtctcaataaatatcaatatgatagaaaagtttatttatgtcaataattCAAGTTGAGTTATAATAagtatataacattatatagatcataTAATAATGGTAGACCTGCAGTATTCTCTCAGCTCGTCCTGTCACCTGACCTCCGTCTGACTCTAAACTGATTCATGTGTTGGTGTTTCAGGCTCAGCAGGGCTTCAAGTCACACTCCAAAGACTGAGGTaagacctgaacacacacacacacacacacacacacacacacacacacacacacacacacacacacacacagaggtacaAACTTGGAGCTTTATTCAACTTTGAACCAGGTTTTTAGCCTCCTgtataggcctgtcacgataattactatatcgacttgtcattcaaaatataaaaatggacacgatagttttttttctggact from Centropristis striata isolate RG_2023a ecotype Rhode Island chromosome 9, C.striata_1.0, whole genome shotgun sequence encodes the following:
- the LOC131978002 gene encoding survival of motor neuron protein-like isoform X2; the protein is MTEVVENTAVSGPPELEESSCAATQEQTDRNSLSEAFQNTLDISQDVEASEDSDRREKKEQEDGQKDKQQDGQKDKEPDEETVPPPAAESSNTETKWAVGSACRAVWSEDGCVYAATVVAVDGDRCRVRFHGYGNQEDVDLSSLRSPDVSSPTQKQNSSQDWRPGSRCRAVYSEDGLVYPAVLLWVKGQRCCVRFDNYDNEEETDVNSLLNPDELHGPSRVPTAKGSNWKSSVTSGNLDWKRRRREENQGERGGGGGERGGGGGERGGGERGGGGGERRSARRDEEQNFSWLREKASPQSKVEKESEEKKRGNQQRDEAEKPTNHSFSFFPPFPPPPQSGSGEPVSLVPPPPPPLWSFGGAAGVDPSSSMLMLWYMCGFHTGSYMAQQGFKSHSKD
- the LOC131978002 gene encoding survival of motor neuron protein-like isoform X1, with protein sequence MTEVVENTAVSGPPELEESSCAATQEQTDRNSLSEAFQNTLDISQDVEASEDSDRREKKEQEDGQKDKQQDGQKDKEPDEETVPPPAAESSNTETKWAVGSACRAVWSEDGCVYAATVVAVDGDRCRVRFHGYGNQEDVDLSSLRSPDVSSPTQKQNSSQCPAAVCQDWRPGSRCRAVYSEDGLVYPAVLLWVKGQRCCVRFDNYDNEEETDVNSLLNPDELHGPSRVPTAKGSNWKSSVTSGNLDWKRRRREENQGERGGGGGERGGGGGERGGGERGGGGGERRSARRDEEQNFSWLREKASPQSKVEKESEEKKRGNQQRDEAEKPTNHSFSFFPPFPPPPQSGSGEPVSLVPPPPPPLWSFGGAAGVDPSSSMLMLWYMCGFHTGSYMAQQGFKSHSKD